From a single Candidatus Dormiibacterota bacterium genomic region:
- a CDS encoding HigA family addiction module antitoxin produces the protein MTTHIAPPHPGETLLEDFMLPLDLSANRLAHDLRIPSTRIGDIVHGRRGITADTALRLARYFGTSPEFWMNLQTLYDLRTTAGAKAQEIAQDVRPRETAVH, from the coding sequence ATGACGACTCATATTGCGCCGCCGCATCCCGGCGAAACGCTTCTGGAAGACTTCATGCTTCCACTCGACCTGTCAGCGAATCGGCTCGCACACGATCTTCGCATCCCGTCCACGCGCATCGGGGACATTGTTCATGGCCGTCGCGGAATCACCGCCGACACCGCACTACGCCTTGCACGCTATTTCGGAACGTCGCCCGAATTCTGGATGAATCTCCAGACCCTCTATGATTTACGTACCACCGCAGGTGCGAAGGCGCAGGAGATCGCCCAAGACGTACGTCCGCGCGAGACGGCGGTTCACTAG
- a CDS encoding type II toxin-antitoxin system RelE/ParE family toxin: MIDNFHDSDTEAIFNQIRVPRFAAFEKVAIRRLFQLASATSLADLKGPGLQLEKLKGDREGQRSIRINQKWRVCFVWEDGHANNVEITDYH, encoded by the coding sequence GTGATCGACAATTTTCATGATAGCGACACCGAGGCGATCTTCAATCAAATCCGGGTCCCTCGCTTCGCTGCGTTTGAAAAGGTCGCGATCCGTAGGCTCTTTCAACTCGCCTCCGCCACCTCACTCGCGGACCTGAAAGGCCCCGGCCTTCAACTCGAAAAGTTGAAGGGTGACCGCGAAGGGCAGCGCAGCATCCGCATCAATCAAAAATGGCGCGTGTGCTTTGTCTGGGAAGACGGGCATGCCAACAACGTCGAGATCACCGACTACCACTAA